In Carya illinoinensis cultivar Pawnee chromosome 7, C.illinoinensisPawnee_v1, whole genome shotgun sequence, the following are encoded in one genomic region:
- the LOC122315127 gene encoding uncharacterized protein LOC122315127, protein MGCFLACFSTPKHRNPQILAPGDQSLEANEAFQTPLLRKQEGIEKPLTPITESEVRLEVQPNRSAGKKVTFEKPSANEEKQKGNRGGAEEGKPISGLIASSMLPFPSNHRYQSCAGELDYDDSDEIGNDDSLIQEETSESLFSLSIDSRTHVGAIETGEKEVNSPIPVHASTHEELKTNASRCFRSVLTPIENLTQGKAVQEKTDAPFMNEAKEKVNLEPKSNDSKPKEEQILVDTSLSSWLVVSESTPRSQNSSNSTGNSASEKANSSRSHVDKPILGALTLEEHLWFSASPSPRLSKSQSPEDKLVIGTVGSYWSHTGQSRDSGSLAQALLVEK, encoded by the exons ATGGGGTGCTTTCTAGCTTGTTTTTCTACTCCTAAGCATCGAAATCCTCAAATATTGGCTCCTGGAGACCAA AGTCTTGAGGCTAACGAAGCTTTTCAAACTCCTCTTCTACGAAAGCAAGAAGGCATTGAAAAACCCCTTACCCCCATCACGGAATCAGA AGTGAGACTTGAAGTGCAGCCGAATCGCAGCGCCGGAAAGAAAGTTACCTTTGAGAAACCGTCTGCAAATGAGGAGAAACAGAAGGGAAATCGAGGAGGAGCTGAAGAAGGCAAACCGATTTCGGGTTTGATTGCTTCAAGCATGCTACCCTTTCCTTCGAACCACAGATATCAAAGTTGTGCAGGCGAGTTGGATTATGATGATAGTGATGAAATTGGGAATGACGATTCACTGATTCAAGAAGAAACTTCGGAGTCATTGTTTTCTTTGTCCATTGATTCAAGAACGCACGTTGGTGCCATTGAAACCGGCGAAAAGGAGGTAAATAGTCCGATTCCAGTTCATGCTTCAACTCATGAGGAGCTCAAGACAAATGCAAGTCGGTGCTTTCGTTCAGTCCTGACGCCAATCGAAAATCTTACTCAAGGGAAGGCGGTCCAAGAAAAAACAGACGCGCCTTTCATGAATGAAGCAAAGGAGAAAGTCAATCTAGAGCCAAAGTCCAACGATTCGAAGccaaaagaagaacaaattcTTGTTGATACCAGCCTTTCAAGCTGGCTGGTTGTATCCGAATCCACGCCCAGGTCCCAGAATAGTAGTAATTCTACTGGGAACTCAGCCTCTGAGAAAGCAAATTCAAGTAGAAGTCATGTAGACAAGCCAATTCTAGGAGCATTGACCCTTGAAGAGCACCTATGGTTTTCTGCATCTCCATCTCCGAGACTGTCAAAAAGCCAAAGTCCTGAGGACAAGCTGGTTATAGGTACCGTTGGAAGTTACTGGAGTCACACTGGGCAGAGCAGGGATTCAGGCTCACTGGCTCAGGCCCTTCTTGTGGAGAAATGA